A genome region from Pueribacillus theae includes the following:
- a CDS encoding TRAP transporter small permease: MTRWIALAVMAFMMFFIAIAVISRLTVTPIIGDVEIVQLGMIVLIMCGLAYTQRVDGHISIGIVVDRFPQKGQLVMDAIGSLLNVVVTLIIAYIYVGVFLNHKNEMQ, encoded by the coding sequence GTGACACGATGGATTGCTTTAGCTGTCATGGCATTTATGATGTTTTTTATTGCGATTGCCGTGATTAGCCGTCTGACGGTTACTCCAATCATCGGTGATGTGGAAATCGTTCAGCTAGGCATGATCGTCCTTATCATGTGCGGGCTTGCCTACACGCAACGGGTCGATGGCCATATTTCAATCGGGATTGTCGTGGATAGGTTCCCACAGAAAGGCCAGCTTGTGATGGATGCGATTGGCAGCCTGTTAAATGTTGTGGTCACGCTGATTATTGCCTACATTTATGTCGGGGTTTTCCTAAACCATAAAAATGAAATGCAGC